In Solanum pennellii chromosome 7, SPENNV200, the following are encoded in one genomic region:
- the LOC107025097 gene encoding uncharacterized protein LOC107025097, translating into MPTRKLSKWKMLLREFDIVYVTQKVIKAQTLVDHLAENPIDEEYKPLKTYFPDEEVSFMGEDISEAYPGWRVFFDGAANHQGTGIRSVLVSESSQHYPVEAKLLFNCTNNMAKYEACILSLKMAIDMNVHELLVMENELADALATITSMIKHPDTNYIDPLDIDLKEHPVHCSHVEAEPDICHAWDMDVITDDGANLNSHLMRDICEQFKITHQN; encoded by the exons ATGCCGACCAGAAAGTTATCTAAATGGAAAATGCTTTTACGTGAATTTGATATCGTTTATGTGACTCAGAAGGTGATAAAAGCACAAACCTTAGTTGATCACCTTGCAGAAAATCCTATCGATGAAGAGTATAAACCACTCAAGACTTATTTCCCTGATGAAGAGGTATCATTTatgggtgaagatatttctgaagcGTATCCTGGTTGGAGagtattctttgatggagcggcAAATCACCAAGGAACAGGTATTAGATCTGTTTTAGTGTCAGAATCTAGTCAGCATTATCCTGTGGAGGCCAAACTCCTATTTAATTGCACGAACAACATGGCCAAATATGAAGCATGTATTCTTAGCTTGAAGATGGCcattgacatgaatgtccacgaGTTGTTGGTTATGGAG AATGAGTTGGCTGATGCTCTTGCTACCATCACTTCAATGATTAAACATCCAGATACTAATTATATTGATCCTCTAGATATAGATCTAAAAGAACATCCGGTCCATTGTTCACATGTTGAAGCAGAACCAGACATTTGccatg CTTGGGACATGGATGTCATTACTGATGATGGcgcaaatctcaacagtcacttgatgagagatatatgtgagCAGTTTAAGATTACTCATCAAAACTGA
- the LOC107025098 gene encoding uncharacterized protein LOC107025098, translating to MEVANKKIKKILRKMIDNYCGWYEMFPYTLLGCQTTVRTSITATPNLLVYGAEARMIRAFHKRVRAWIFEIGQLVLKIIFPHQEEFKGKFAPNLKGPYMVRKVLSGGALVLLEMDGTAWPERINSDGVKRYYM from the exons ATGGAGGTCGccaataagaaaatcaagaagattctgaggaaaatgattgacaattACTGCGGTTGGTATGAGATGTTTCCATATACTTTGTTGGGATGCCAAACAACTGTCAGAACATCGATCACAGCTACTCCAAACTTGTTAGTGTATGGTGCAGAAGCG AGAATGATTCGCGCTTTCCACAAGAGAGTAAGAgcttggatttttgaaattgGTCAGTTGGTCCTTAAGattatttttcctcatcaagaagAGTTTAAAGGAAAATTTGCACCGAATTTGAAAGGACCTTACATGGTTCGCAAAGTGttatctggaggtgctttggtcctgtTGGAGATGGATGGCACTGCATGGCCAGAACGGATCAATTCAGATGGtgtcaagagatactacatGTGA